The following are encoded in a window of Methanobacterium sp. genomic DNA:
- a CDS encoding 50S ribosomal protein L44e: MKIPKERRTYCPSCKKHTAHEVFESKRRKASELKWGQRQFRRVTSGYRGYPRPLPSGNKPVKKLDLRYKCKECGKSHIKRSSFRAGKVEFVS; this comes from the coding sequence ATGAAAATTCCAAAAGAAAGAAGAACATATTGCCCAAGTTGCAAAAAACATACTGCTCACGAAGTATTCGAATCAAAAAGAAGGAAAGCCAGCGAACTTAAATGGGGGCAGCGTCAGTTTAGGCGTGTCACCAGTGGATATAGAGGTTATCCAAGGCCACTTCCATCTGGAAACAAACCAGTTAAAAAACTGGATTTAAGGTACAAATGTAAAGAATGTGGAAAATCTCACATAAAAAGATCTTCATTTAGGGCTGGAAAAGTGGAATTTGTAAGTTAG
- a CDS encoding TIGR00375 family protein → MIIRTDLHTHSLYSKATSKNMVINTIASQSKLKGLDLIGTGDALHPGWLQIIEDSTNPSETGIYSVKDCDENSQTRLLKTVENPETKVDKCKFILTVEVEDQNRVHQLIILPSIESAYEIREELPSKNIDTEGRSRVNMNGAELMNLVRDHNGLIGPSHAFTPWTSIYKEFNSIYDCYNDKPDFLELGLSADTDMADRIEELQDIPFLSNSDAHSPWPHRLGREFNEIEIKEWTYDAFKEAIRSKKVVGNYGFDPRLGKYHETGCVRCYQIFTIEEARKLKMRCPCGGLIKKGVKDRIGDIAKWDEPHHPEFRPQYTHILPLAEIISLVYGKGITTIFVQKIWKELVHTFGSEIEVLIYAPLDEVTGIESKLTEVIKSFRENTLKIQPGAGGMYGKILLD, encoded by the coding sequence ATGATAATAAGAACAGATCTCCATACCCACAGCCTTTATTCAAAGGCAACCTCAAAAAACATGGTGATAAATACAATTGCATCACAGTCAAAGCTTAAAGGACTGGATTTAATTGGTACTGGAGATGCACTTCATCCAGGATGGCTTCAAATAATAGAAGATAGTACAAATCCATCAGAAACTGGAATATATTCCGTTAAAGATTGCGATGAAAATTCACAGACACGCCTTTTAAAAACAGTTGAAAATCCAGAAACTAAAGTAGACAAATGTAAATTTATTTTAACAGTAGAAGTGGAAGATCAAAATAGAGTTCATCAACTCATAATTTTACCTTCAATCGAATCTGCTTATGAAATTCGAGAAGAATTACCTTCAAAAAACATCGATACTGAGGGAAGATCCAGAGTTAACATGAATGGAGCAGAATTAATGAATCTGGTTAGAGATCATAATGGATTAATCGGCCCATCCCATGCATTTACTCCATGGACAAGTATTTACAAGGAATTTAACAGCATTTACGACTGTTATAACGACAAACCTGATTTTTTAGAGCTTGGACTTTCTGCTGACACAGATATGGCAGATAGAATAGAAGAGCTTCAAGATATCCCCTTTCTTTCAAACTCTGATGCTCATTCTCCATGGCCTCACAGGCTTGGAAGAGAATTTAATGAAATTGAAATTAAAGAATGGACTTATGATGCTTTTAAAGAAGCCATAAGATCAAAAAAAGTTGTAGGAAATTACGGATTCGATCCAAGGCTTGGTAAATATCATGAAACTGGATGTGTGAGATGTTATCAAATATTTACGATTGAAGAAGCCAGAAAACTTAAAATGAGATGTCCTTGTGGTGGATTAATCAAAAAAGGTGTTAAAGACAGGATTGGAGATATTGCAAAGTGGGATGAACCACATCATCCAGAATTTAGGCCTCAATATACTCATATTCTTCCACTTGCTGAGATAATAAGCCTTGTTTATGGAAAGGGAATTACTACTATTTTTGTGCAGAAAATCTGGAAAGAATTAGTGCATACATTTGGAAGCGAGATAGAAGTTTTGATTTATGCACCTCTTGATGAAGTTACAGGAATAGAATCTAAATTGACGGAAGTTATAAAGTCATTTAGAGAAAATACTCTTAAAATTCAACCTGGTGCAGGTGGAATGTACGGTAAAATATTATTAGATTAA
- a CDS encoding 30S ribosomal protein S27e — protein MVVTGDHKGNFLKVKCLDCGNKQTVFDHAASNVQCIICGKTLVKPKGGKSLIAAQIVEVLD, from the coding sequence ATGGTAGTTACAGGAGATCATAAAGGTAATTTTTTAAAAGTAAAATGTTTGGACTGTGGAAACAAGCAAACAGTATTTGATCATGCTGCATCAAATGTTCAGTGCATAATCTGTGGAAAAACACTGGTAAAACCTAAAGGCGGGAAGTCTCTGATAGCGGCTCAGATTGTTGAAGTCCTTGATTAA
- a CDS encoding proteasome assembly chaperone family protein produces MDKSYIKMIEEVDLKEPVFIEALPGIGHVGKLVAEHIIHELDAKKFAELYSPSFPPQVFVNEDGTIEPMKNEFYALKGNNGQDYIILVGNTQGLSPEGQHEVCGIILDLVEKHGVKKMFTLGGLGTGQPVEKSRVLGAATSIELAEMLKEHDVTLRSADGGIIGASGLLLGMGMLRGVNGVCLMGETPGYFIDAEASKAVLKVLMEILGIEIDIVKLEERAEETRKMISRAQQMEREMAERMHIAPGEEDLRYIG; encoded by the coding sequence ATGGATAAAAGTTATATTAAGATGATAGAAGAAGTGGATCTTAAAGAACCAGTATTCATAGAGGCGCTTCCTGGAATCGGTCATGTTGGGAAATTAGTTGCAGAACACATTATTCATGAACTTGACGCAAAAAAGTTTGCAGAGCTATACTCGCCATCATTTCCACCACAAGTCTTTGTAAACGAAGATGGGACTATTGAACCAATGAAGAATGAATTCTACGCGCTTAAAGGTAACAATGGGCAAGATTATATAATACTTGTTGGAAATACTCAGGGATTAAGTCCTGAAGGTCAACATGAAGTATGTGGTATAATACTTGATTTAGTAGAAAAACATGGCGTTAAAAAGATGTTCACACTTGGTGGTCTCGGAACAGGACAGCCTGTGGAAAAATCAAGAGTTTTAGGTGCTGCTACATCAATAGAGCTTGCTGAAATGTTAAAAGAACATGATGTAACTCTTAGATCCGCTGATGGTGGTATAATAGGGGCTTCAGGGCTTCTTTTAGGAATGGGAATGCTTCGAGGCGTGAATGGAGTATGTCTTATGGGCGAAACACCAGGGTATTTCATAGATGCTGAAGCATCAAAAGCAGTTTTAAAAGTTTTAATGGAAATACTTGGTATAGAAATAGATATTGTAAAATTAGAAGAAAGAGCTGAAGAAACAAGGAAAATGATATCCAGAGCCCAGCAAATGGAGCGAGAAATGGCTGAAAGAATGCATATAGCTCCCGGCGAAGAAGATTTAAGATACATTGGGTAA
- the dph2 gene encoding diphthamide biosynthesis enzyme Dph2, with product MLNYDFKLDEVIEKIKGMNAGVVGIQFPEGLKIHATQVAEKIEKETDAIVLISGDPCYGACDVSDTHMEGLVDLIVHFGHTEFPVDHRVPVLFIEAYSRIDVMKVVEDALAELENYRKIGLVTTIQHLNMLSDIKEFLVENGKEVITKKGAGTNEGQVLGCNFSAIKDIDADAFLYVGSGNFHSLGIKLFAEKPVIIADPYMNEVRNIDEFTDRILRIRFAKITKAKEAEKFGIILSSKKGQSRPDLAKKLKNLINKKGNDAFIIMMDNISPDLLLPYLKLDAFVVTACPRVAIDDANMYKKPLLTPKELEIVLDIRKWEDYKIDEIEHI from the coding sequence ATGTTAAATTACGATTTTAAGCTTGATGAGGTCATAGAAAAAATAAAAGGAATGAATGCAGGTGTTGTTGGAATTCAATTTCCTGAAGGCCTTAAAATTCATGCTACACAGGTAGCAGAAAAAATAGAAAAAGAAACAGATGCAATAGTCCTAATATCTGGGGATCCATGTTATGGTGCATGTGATGTTTCAGATACACATATGGAAGGTCTTGTTGACCTGATTGTTCATTTTGGACATACAGAATTTCCAGTTGACCACAGAGTTCCTGTTCTTTTTATTGAAGCCTACTCCCGGATAGATGTAATGAAAGTAGTTGAGGATGCGCTTGCAGAACTTGAAAATTACCGAAAAATTGGTCTTGTAACTACGATCCAGCATTTAAACATGCTGTCAGACATTAAAGAATTTTTAGTAGAAAATGGTAAAGAAGTTATAACAAAAAAAGGTGCTGGAACAAATGAAGGTCAAGTTTTGGGCTGTAATTTCTCTGCAATTAAAGATATTGATGCAGATGCCTTTTTATATGTTGGAAGCGGTAATTTTCATTCTTTAGGCATTAAACTATTTGCAGAAAAACCAGTTATCATTGCAGATCCTTATATGAATGAAGTAAGAAATATTGATGAATTTACAGATAGAATACTTAGAATTAGATTTGCAAAGATAACAAAGGCAAAGGAAGCAGAAAAATTTGGAATAATATTATCCTCAAAAAAAGGCCAATCCCGGCCTGATCTAGCTAAAAAATTAAAGAATTTAATAAATAAAAAAGGGAATGATGCATTTATAATAATGATGGATAATATTTCCCCGGATCTTTTACTTCCTTATCTGAAATTAGATGCTTTTGTTGTAACTGCATGTCCAAGAGTGGCCATAGACGATGCAAATATGTATAAAAAGCCCCTTTTAACTCCTAAGGAACTGGAAATAGTTCTGGATATTAGAAAATGGGAAGACTATAAAATAGATGAAATTGAACACATTTAA
- a CDS encoding RNA-protein complex protein Nop10, with the protein MKMKMKKCKSCKVYTLKNECPYCKGEVGVVYPPRYSPEDKYGKYRRILKKQLLKKNKG; encoded by the coding sequence ATGAAAATGAAAATGAAAAAGTGTAAGTCCTGTAAAGTATATACACTTAAAAATGAATGTCCTTACTGCAAGGGAGAAGTGGGAGTAGTATATCCACCCCGGTATTCTCCTGAAGATAAATATGGGAAATATAGAAGAATACTTAAAAAACAATTGTTAAAAAAAAATAAGGGGTGA
- a CDS encoding transcription factor S, which produces MEFCPKCGTVMFPKNNCFKCRCGYMKDITPEEKSKYEVSQKVKANENVIVKGDDVKTLPTTRAICPKCGNKEAYWWLQQTRRADESETRFLRCTKCGQTWREYD; this is translated from the coding sequence ATGGAATTTTGTCCAAAATGCGGAACTGTAATGTTTCCTAAAAATAACTGCTTTAAATGTAGATGTGGATATATGAAAGATATAACCCCTGAAGAAAAAAGTAAGTATGAGGTTTCACAAAAAGTTAAAGCAAATGAAAACGTAATTGTTAAGGGAGATGACGTAAAAACCCTGCCAACTACACGCGCAATCTGCCCAAAATGCGGCAATAAAGAGGCATACTGGTGGCTTCAGCAGACAAGAAGGGCAGATGAATCTGAAACAAGATTTTTAAGATGTACAAAATGCGGGCAAACATGGCGTGAATACGATTAG
- the pcn gene encoding proliferating cell nuclear antigen (pcna), with the protein MFKAVLGDSNILKTSFDAISSIVDEVQIQTDSEGLRLDALDRSHITFVHLELKPALFDEFVVDEPQRINVDTEELMKVLKRARSDDIVELRTDEGNLIVIFEGDARRRFKIRLIDIEYEAPSPPDLEYPTEFEVPFALLKNSVQDIEIVSDKVAFTVDADKFIAEAEGEFGDAKIEYLHGEKIDTNAKSVFSLEKIKEMLKADKFSDTVLLKLGSDMPLSLSLKMISDEGELSFLLAPRVETEE; encoded by the coding sequence ATGTTTAAAGCAGTACTGGGCGATTCGAACATCTTAAAAACAAGTTTCGATGCTATCTCTTCCATAGTGGATGAAGTGCAGATACAGACAGACAGCGAAGGCTTGAGATTGGACGCACTGGATAGATCACACATCACATTTGTCCATCTTGAACTTAAACCTGCACTATTTGATGAATTTGTAGTTGATGAACCTCAAAGAATCAATGTTGACACTGAAGAACTTATGAAAGTGCTAAAAAGGGCCAGAAGCGATGATATTGTTGAACTCAGGACAGATGAAGGAAACCTTATTGTTATATTTGAGGGTGATGCCCGCCGCAGGTTTAAAATAAGGCTTATAGACATAGAATATGAAGCACCCAGCCCTCCAGATCTTGAATATCCAACAGAATTCGAAGTTCCGTTCGCCCTTCTTAAAAATTCAGTGCAGGACATTGAAATAGTTTCAGATAAGGTTGCATTCACTGTAGATGCAGATAAATTTATTGCAGAGGCAGAAGGTGAGTTTGGAGATGCAAAGATAGAATATCTTCACGGAGAAAAAATAGATACAAACGCAAAATCTGTTTTTTCACTTGAAAAGATTAAAGAAATGCTTAAGGCAGATAAATTCTCTGATACAGTTCTTTTAAAGCTTGGAAGCGACATGCCGCTTAGTCTTTCACTTAAAATGATTTCAGATGAAGGAGAATTAAGTTTCCTTTTAGCACCACGTGTAGAAACTGAAGAATAG
- a CDS encoding DNA-directed RNA polymerase subunit L has translation MKVIKDTKNELEIEITGETHTLCNALRKTLMEDKDVESAAYSIDHPIVGEPVLYIKAKNPKKSLKKAAETIKKQCDEFKGLIETSKK, from the coding sequence ATGAAGGTTATAAAAGATACAAAAAATGAACTGGAAATAGAAATTACTGGGGAAACCCACACATTATGCAATGCACTTAGAAAAACTTTAATGGAAGATAAAGACGTGGAATCTGCAGCATACAGTATTGACCATCCTATTGTAGGAGAACCAGTACTGTACATTAAAGCTAAAAACCCGAAAAAATCCCTTAAAAAAGCAGCAGAAACCATAAAAAAACAGTGCGACGAGTTTAAAGGTTTAATAGAAACTTCTAAAAAATAG
- a CDS encoding NUDIX hydrolase — translation MYKTPSLTVDAVITCENDSIILIKRKKSPYKNSWALPGGFVEYGETVESAILREVKEETCLEIELQGIVGVYSNPDRDPRGHTVTICYLAVITGGELKADTDASDICCIKKEEALKLKLAFDHDLILKDAFRLMKNKIKNQYK, via the coding sequence ATGTATAAAACACCTTCATTAACCGTTGATGCGGTAATAACCTGTGAAAACGATTCTATAATTTTAATAAAGCGGAAAAAAAGTCCCTATAAAAATTCATGGGCGCTTCCAGGAGGCTTTGTTGAATATGGTGAAACAGTAGAATCTGCAATCTTAAGAGAAGTTAAAGAAGAAACTTGTCTTGAAATTGAGTTACAGGGGATTGTGGGCGTATATTCAAATCCAGATAGAGATCCGCGAGGACACACCGTTACAATATGCTATCTTGCTGTAATAACTGGTGGAGAATTAAAGGCTGATACTGATGCTTCTGATATTTGCTGCATTAAAAAAGAAGAGGCTTTAAAATTAAAACTTGCATTTGATCATGATTTAATCCTTAAAGATGCTTTTAGACTGATGAAAAATAAAATAAAGAATCAATATAAATAA
- a CDS encoding VWA domain-containing protein has protein sequence MIRGKSNMFTAFEGFLKHANLNSKSYVLILSDCRDWAGPKEEGIPKSAELIENMVKKSKRVLILNPEPKNKWNVADSRVSHYEKAGAEVFEVGDLKQLADLISEI, from the coding sequence ATGATCCGCGGTAAATCTAATATGTTTACAGCATTTGAAGGTTTTTTAAAACATGCTAACTTAAATAGTAAATCTTATGTACTGATTTTAAGTGATTGCAGAGATTGGGCAGGTCCCAAGGAAGAAGGAATACCAAAAAGTGCGGAACTTATTGAAAATATGGTTAAAAAGTCTAAAAGAGTTTTAATATTGAATCCAGAGCCGAAAAATAAATGGAATGTGGCTGATAGCCGTGTTTCGCATTATGAAAAAGCAGGGGCTGAAGTTTTTGAAGTAGGTGATTTAAAACAGCTTGCTGATTTAATTAGTGAAATTTAA
- a CDS encoding translation initiation factor IF-2 subunit alpha: protein MVRMRKEWPDEGDLVVGTVHKVLGYGAFASLEEYEGKEAFIHISEVSSGWVKNIRDYVRENQKIVARVLRVNPKKGHVDVSLKRIREDQRTRKIQQWKIEQKAEKLLEITAKTIGKDLDAAYEEIGYKILEEFGDLYEAFETAAEEGEKALINHGINDKWAETITEVAKKNITPPEVQITGYVDLKSYAPNGVEVIKNALSAVEDESISVQCVGAPRYRLIVKSSDYITAENLMKEAAKKSIETVLKEGGEGEFQRELEKA from the coding sequence ATGGTAAGAATGAGAAAAGAGTGGCCAGACGAAGGTGATCTGGTAGTAGGAACAGTCCATAAGGTTTTGGGGTATGGTGCATTTGCCTCTCTTGAAGAATATGAAGGAAAAGAAGCTTTTATTCACATTTCTGAAGTATCCTCTGGATGGGTAAAAAACATCAGAGACTATGTTCGTGAAAACCAGAAAATTGTGGCAAGAGTTTTAAGGGTAAACCCAAAAAAAGGACATGTAGATGTTTCCTTAAAAAGAATAAGGGAAGATCAAAGGACAAGAAAGATCCAGCAATGGAAAATAGAACAGAAGGCAGAGAAACTCCTTGAAATAACTGCAAAAACAATAGGAAAAGACCTTGATGCCGCATATGAAGAAATTGGATATAAAATCCTGGAAGAATTCGGAGATCTTTATGAGGCATTTGAAACAGCTGCAGAAGAAGGTGAAAAAGCACTTATAAATCATGGTATCAATGATAAATGGGCAGAAACCATTACTGAAGTTGCTAAAAAGAATATAACTCCTCCTGAAGTTCAAATAACTGGATATGTTGACTTAAAATCATATGCACCAAATGGTGTTGAAGTGATAAAAAATGCACTTAGTGCTGTAGAAGATGAAAGCATTTCAGTTCAATGTGTTGGAGCTCCAAGATACAGACTAATAGTTAAATCCTCTGATTACATTACAGCAGAAAATTTAATGAAAGAAGCAGCCAAAAAAAGCATTGAAACTGTTTTAAAAGAAGGTGGCGAAGGAGAATTCCAGCGCGAGCTTGAAAAAGCATGA
- a CDS encoding MoxR family ATPase, which produces METSELNITHIKDVLAQNNYIPDDNIVTVVFIALSLKKPILIEGPPGTGKTELSKAISKAFERNFFRVQCYEGITFEQIVGEWNYQKQLLSLEMSKIKKTENDVFKEEFFIKRPLLSAFMNEKPSVILIDEIDKADEEVESFLLQALGEKQITVNDLGTFELKNDLMVIMTSNSQRQLLDETKDRCLYLYIDYPSFEREVEIVKSHTTEASLKLVKNVVKAIQKIRKLNLTKNPSIRTTIDWVRSIMLFNEDNLDNDSFKKTINVVIKNEDDRKKVLDDIKVK; this is translated from the coding sequence ATGGAAACAAGTGAATTGAATATAACGCACATAAAAGATGTGTTAGCTCAAAATAATTACATTCCTGACGATAATATAGTTACAGTTGTTTTTATTGCTTTATCACTTAAAAAACCAATTCTTATTGAAGGGCCTCCTGGAACAGGTAAAACTGAACTTTCAAAAGCTATTTCAAAGGCATTTGAAAGGAATTTTTTCAGAGTACAATGTTATGAAGGCATAACTTTTGAACAGATCGTTGGAGAATGGAATTATCAAAAGCAGCTTTTAAGTCTTGAAATGTCTAAGATTAAGAAAACAGAAAATGATGTCTTCAAGGAAGAATTTTTTATAAAAAGGCCGCTATTATCAGCATTTATGAATGAAAAACCTTCTGTTATCTTAATTGATGAAATTGATAAAGCTGATGAAGAAGTGGAGAGTTTTTTACTTCAAGCTCTTGGAGAAAAACAGATTACAGTTAATGATCTGGGAACTTTTGAATTAAAGAATGATTTAATGGTTATAATGACTTCAAACTCTCAACGGCAGCTTTTAGATGAGACAAAAGACCGTTGTTTATACTTATACATTGATTACCCTTCATTTGAAAGGGAAGTTGAAATTGTAAAATCGCATACTACTGAAGCATCCTTGAAGCTCGTAAAAAATGTTGTAAAGGCAATACAAAAAATAAGAAAGCTTAATCTTACTAAAAACCCTTCAATTAGGACTACTATTGACTGGGTAAGGAGCATTATGTTATTTAATGAGGATAATTTAGATAATGATTCTTTTAAAAAGACTATTAATGTTGTTATTAAAAATGAAGACGATAGAAAGAAAGTTTTAGACGATATTAAAGTAAAATAG
- a CDS encoding DUF99 family protein translates to MKNKRFRKIKSEIRILGIDDAPFPPHTKKRVMLIGTVFRGGTWLDGVLRTYITGDGKDSTENIIQMVNKSRHKDQIGVIMLDGITFGGFNLVNIKEVFNKTEIPVIVIMRKFPNFERIKKALMRFEDHEKRWEFVLDAGKVYKIKNKEPIYIQICGIDLKDAEEIVAISATRSAIPEPVRVAHLIAAGIETGESKGSA, encoded by the coding sequence ATGAAGAACAAAAGATTCCGGAAAATCAAGTCAGAAATAAGAATTTTAGGGATTGACGACGCACCATTTCCTCCCCACACCAAAAAAAGAGTTATGTTAATTGGCACGGTTTTTAGAGGAGGTACATGGCTTGATGGAGTTTTAAGAACTTATATTACAGGTGATGGAAAAGATTCAACCGAAAATATCATCCAGATGGTAAATAAAAGTCGGCATAAAGACCAGATTGGGGTAATAATGCTTGATGGAATTACTTTTGGAGGTTTCAATCTTGTTAATATAAAGGAAGTTTTTAATAAAACAGAAATACCTGTAATTGTTATAATGCGGAAGTTTCCAAACTTTGAAAGAATAAAAAAGGCACTTATGAGATTTGAAGACCATGAAAAACGGTGGGAATTCGTGTTAGATGCAGGAAAGGTTTATAAAATCAAAAATAAGGAACCTATTTATATTCAAATATGCGGCATTGATCTGAAGGATGCAGAGGAAATTGTAGCAATTTCAGCCACCAGAAGTGCTATACCTGAGCCAGTACGGGTTGCACATCTAATAGCTGCCGGCATAGAAACTGGAGAGTCTAAAGGCAGTGCCTGA
- a CDS encoding exosome complex RNA-binding protein Csl4, whose product MKAKSGDFVLPGDILGVSEEFVPSKWTYEEEGKIKSLVVGTVSINDRNKEISIVPKTGTPPSLEVGKIVVGEVLEVRSQRASVKIDKIKNDDRDLVTSFTGGIHISQAQKGYLSKLTEAFRIGDLVEAKVIKIFGLDNVDLSTTEDELGVLKAMCTRCRHFMIKTGKNEVYCENCEKREKRKLSSHYEG is encoded by the coding sequence ATGAAAGCCAAATCTGGAGACTTTGTTTTACCTGGTGACATTTTAGGAGTCAGTGAAGAATTTGTCCCATCAAAATGGACCTATGAAGAGGAAGGGAAAATTAAATCGCTGGTGGTTGGAACTGTATCCATCAATGATAGAAATAAGGAAATATCAATAGTTCCAAAAACAGGCACTCCTCCGTCTTTAGAAGTGGGTAAAATAGTAGTAGGGGAAGTTTTGGAAGTAAGAAGTCAGAGAGCTTCGGTGAAAATAGATAAAATTAAAAATGATGATAGAGATCTGGTAACTTCATTTACAGGGGGGATCCACATCTCCCAGGCACAGAAAGGATACCTTTCTAAACTAACTGAAGCGTTTAGAATAGGTGATTTAGTTGAAGCAAAGGTTATAAAGATTTTTGGTCTTGACAACGTTGATCTTAGCACTACCGAAGATGAACTGGGAGTTTTAAAGGCAATGTGCACAAGATGCAGACATTTCATGATAAAAACAGGCAAAAATGAAGTTTACTGCGAAAACTGCGAGAAAAGAGAGAAAAGAAAACTTTCTTCACATTATGAGGGATAA
- a CDS encoding DUF308 domain-containing protein encodes MKENSDTENSEKEDDEKSDKSIVYRFLKKFNFTQGSEHGLENKDSNEPENSKSADKKEEHEPHGFPMISDFLGPERVKNIKSRKNEILMCTGTFTGILLIIFGIAMITEPAYRIADNVVFGEREVFSVFLILTGIVLIACSFAYKFLGKSFFERIDNNIESYDKKSSDSTKNNR; translated from the coding sequence ATGAAAGAGAATTCAGACACGGAAAATTCTGAAAAAGAAGATGACGAAAAGTCGGATAAATCCATAGTATATAGATTCCTAAAAAAGTTTAATTTTACTCAAGGATCTGAACATGGACTGGAAAATAAGGATTCAAATGAGCCTGAAAATTCTAAATCCGCGGATAAAAAGGAAGAGCACGAACCTCATGGATTTCCAATGATAAGCGATTTTTTGGGTCCAGAAAGAGTTAAAAATATCAAATCTAGGAAAAATGAAATATTAATGTGCACAGGTACTTTTACAGGTATTTTACTGATCATATTCGGCATAGCAATGATTACAGAGCCAGCATATAGGATTGCAGACAACGTGGTATTTGGGGAAAGGGAAGTATTTTCAGTATTTTTAATTTTAACAGGTATAGTTTTGATAGCTTGTAGTTTTGCATACAAATTTCTTGGAAAATCGTTTTTTGAAAGAATAGATAATAATATAGAATCATATGATAAAAAATCTTCTGACTCTACAAAAAATAATAGATAA
- a CDS encoding VWA domain-containing protein, with amino-acid sequence MINEIVKFSGMLRENGIPASIRSTKIACKAAPLIENNGGNLQEALACIYLKDQRQRKKFNELYKLFFEEKGKNEEQKLPEGFIDKSKFIKKYNVSISTRKVSDFDSGDKAQQYKIDYIKNTLNDINDNANMEGNSELLKSNIRTLNTLQPELIDLCQKLGRKIATKRVRRYKMARKQKPDIRRSIRRNMKHGGTLLELVKSKPKIKKQNHYFLSDVSVSCDWISIWFFCMVYAAQNSFNRTRAFEFDNKTAEIFPLL; translated from the coding sequence ATGATAAATGAAATAGTTAAATTTTCAGGCATGCTCCGGGAAAATGGAATTCCAGCAAGTATTAGAAGCACAAAAATTGCATGCAAAGCTGCTCCTTTAATTGAGAATAATGGTGGGAATTTACAGGAGGCTTTGGCATGCATTTATCTTAAAGATCAGCGCCAGAGAAAGAAATTTAACGAATTGTATAAATTATTTTTTGAGGAAAAAGGAAAAAACGAAGAGCAAAAGCTTCCAGAGGGGTTCATTGATAAATCAAAATTCATAAAAAAGTACAATGTATCAATAAGCACAAGAAAAGTTTCTGATTTTGATTCAGGGGATAAAGCACAGCAGTATAAAATAGATTACATTAAAAACACTTTAAATGACATAAACGATAATGCCAACATGGAAGGTAACTCAGAGCTTCTAAAAAGTAATATCAGAACTTTAAACACGCTTCAACCGGAGTTAATAGATTTATGCCAGAAGCTTGGTCGAAAAATCGCCACAAAAAGAGTGCGTAGATATAAGATGGCCAGAAAACAAAAGCCAGATATTAGGCGAAGTATCAGAAGGAACATGAAACATGGGGGAACTCTTCTTGAACTTGTTAAGAGCAAGCCAAAGATTAAAAAGCAGAATCACTATTTTTTAAGTGATGTTAGTGTTTCGTGTGATTGGATTAGTATCTGGTTCTTTTGCATGGTTTATGCAGCCCAAAATTCATTTAATCGTACAAGGGCATTTGAATTTGATAATAAAACTGCTGAAATATTTCCTCTGCTTTAG